ATGGAACAGCCCTTGACCCCACTCTTTCTGGAGAGAAGTCATTAGACAAAACATGTCAATTCCTAGGGATGAGAACTGCTGGcaacataattttctttatttttttaaaccatgtccATATATCCTCTGGtgagtaaatatttactgttctCTGTGCATTGATAGTTCTCTTGTAGAGAATGAGCGAGGAGAAAATCAAGCAGTTATTCACTGGTGAACACAAGCATTGCTTATTTATAGCTCAGGGAtgccctcttcttctccctctcctacAGGACTGGAAAATCCTGAGGTAGATAACCACCTTTGATTATTACCTTTAGTCACGCACTGCCCCTCATCTATTGTTCCCACGACGACAAGAGTTAGACCACCTCGTGTGATTTTTTCCTATGTAAGTGTACCCTGTCCCCGAAATAAATTGGACTTGCTTGCAACTGCGTCGAGTCTCACGTCTAGCACTTACACTTTCGCCGACGCTGTCTCTCCcgcgggaacctggactctgccaAGGCTGGACCCCGGCAATTTGTGGTAGAAGGTCCTGGAGATGAGATGAATGACAAATTATGGGAGAGAGTTGCTGTTCTGCTGTGGGGTAGCCTGCTGTGTGCTAGGATATAAATACTCTACCTGTAGTTTCCTTTGGACTTCTCCTATTGCTTGGGGATTTATcccaaatggaaaatataatatcATTTGAGAGAATAAGGCACAGCATTCCAGGGCAAGAATGCTTGGTGCTTGTTATTACTTTCATGTGAAGCAAATAGATAGAGTCTGACCTTGGAAAGGAGAGGGAGCAAATTGGACAAGTCACTGGAATGGAGCCCTACAAATCGTGTCTTTAGACTATTCACTTGTATGACAAGGGGCTAGCACTTAAACTTTGTGTCTgactttctcatctctaaaacagtAGGAAATATTCAAGGAGATGTATGGAGACAGATAACAGGACTTGTCTACATTATAATACAAGGTTGgatgaaggagagggaagggtcAAGAATACCAGTGAATCTCAAGCTTCAATAAACTTTTGAATACCCTTCCAGCTAAGGGAAGAGCATGACCAGCAGTGGACAGTTAGACAAATTATCGAGTCCCTAgcaatatcatttaaaaaagaaagtttcaaaaattatttagaaagaaacggaatattattcaggcttaaaaaagaaggcaatcctgCTACTTGCAGCCACAgggatgaagctggaggacattgtgctaagtaaattaaaccagacacagaaagacaaggaTTGCCTTATCCTAAtaatatatggaatctaaaaatgagAGTAGATAAAAATCTACTTGTAGGAGTAGAGAGTAGAGGATTGATGActaggggcagggggagggggtccctgaaaaaaatgaggaaatgttggtcaaagggtacaaactgtCAGTTATATGATGAGCAACATCTGGAGcactaatatacagcatggtgactatagttaaaaaaaatgtattatatttttgagaattgCTAAGAGGAGAGGTCTTAAGTGTTCGCACCACAGACACACAAACGTTAATTATCTGATGTGATGGCTATTTTAATTGGCTTaattgtggtaataatttcacaatatatacatatatgaaacattattttgtacaccttaaatatgtacTTCTTTCATTTGTACacaatttttattcaattttatttcatttgtacaCAGTGTGCCTATGCAATTACACGGTTAGAGGACTCTTCGAAGCTTTCACCCTGTATCTTGAGATTTCATTCAATgtaccttttccttttgttgattttgCTTAGCAACCTCTCACAGTATAAATCGTATCCACAACtacaactatatgctgagtcctgtgagttaTATTAGCAAATTACTGAGCATGGAGATGGCAGTGGGGACCTCCAATGCTTGTGATCAATTAGTGATTGCCCAGGATTAAAGAGGTACCTGTGATGCCcaatttttattacttatcaGGAAAGACTCAGGCAAACTGCCCTAGGTTCATGACCACATATGCAGAACTAACCTAAGACAGGAGGAAAAGTTGATTTTTGGAAAGGTCAAAGTTGCCTTAGCTATCTCTCAATCTTGTGGATATCTAACTACTACTTGCTCGCTCAATAGGTTCCTAAAAGCAAAGCTGTGGAGGTCACCAAATTAGCTATAGATGCTGGGTTCCGCCACATTGATAGTGCTTATGTGTACAATAATGAAAAAGAGGTCGGACAGGCCATCCGAAGCAAAATTGAAGATGGAACTGTGAAGAGAGAAGACATATTCTACACTTCAAAGGTgatgtgtatgtggtgtgtgtatgtgcacaagTGTGAACGTAATTGTGTGGAGGTGACAAATGTAAGGTAGGAACAGTAGTTATGTGGTGAATTGTGCTTATTGGTACAACTTTCTTCACATATATTTACGTATTAAATCAAGTATCAAAAAAAGATGACGGtggccggcccgtggccaagtggttaagttcgcccgctctgctttggcggcccagggtttcgccggtttggatcctgggtgtggacatggcaccgctcatcaggccacggtgaggcggtgTCCTACGTGCCACAACTacagggacccacagctaaaatatacaactatatactggggggatctggggagtaaaaaagcaggaaaaaaaaagatgaaggcgTTATCATCATTTCTTtgttcaaattttataaaattaaagtaaCGTCAGTTTACTTTTGTGATCCTCAGATCATAGCAGTGTGACTTATCATGGACTATTGATCAGACAGAACTTTTTTTCccaaactctttgtttcatttttcttctttgttttttttttttttttaaagaattgcacctgagttaacaactgttgccaatcttttttttttcttcttcccaaagccccccgatacatagttgtatattctacttgtgagtacatctggttgtgctatgggggatgctgcctcagcatgacatgatgagcagtgccatgtctgtgcctgggatctgaactttcGAACCCctggccgcagaagcagagcaccagaccttaaccactccaccacagggccagcccccaggcagaACTTTGAGCAGATGATATCTTTCTTTATCATCTGGGTGACTTACCACAATTTCTTAGCATTCTGCATCTCAATTCTCACCTCGatccttaagaaagaaaaatacgtGAGGCACTTTGTGTATTAAATAAGATATAGCTAAAGTGAGTTGAATTGTGTGTCCTGCACATACTGGTATGTTCAACGGACTTTTTCCCTACAATTATCTAAAAAAAAGAGGATACTAAATCTTCCCCATATGATTGAAAGTTCCATAGAATTAGTCTATATTTGtgaaatgctttgtaaactgtatCAAATAGAATTCAGATAAAGAGCCTTGTTATTGTTTGATAATAGATTTTCTCTGTTGAgtcatttccttcctctgttaGTAGATGTACCGATGATAAATTCAAACAAATGATAGAGTTTCTATGGGTAAGTCAGATCAAAAGGgaacacaagaaggaaaaaagtatttttcctttgtggtcaTCAGTTTCCAACCAGTTGAAAAATGTCTAATTATTAGgtgaaacaagaaaaacaaaactgactaAAGTGTTAATGCAACACAACTTTAATTGTTTATCCTTTGCAGCTTTGGGTCACTTTCCTTCGACCAGAGTTGGTCCAATCAGCCTTGGAAAAGTCTCTGAAAAGACTTCAACTGGACTACGTTGATCTCTATCTCATTCACTTTCCAACAGCTGTGAAGGTTGGCAATTTGTGTGGTCACATCTATTTTGCTTCTTGTGTCAGAATGTCAATCAAGTTGTTTGAATGGTTGGGTTAAAATTTTCCTGAGAAGGATGTAGGGATTATTACACTAGAAAAGAATCTCAAAATAgtaatttctaattatattttactGACTTCATTTGAATCCTTAATTTCCTTTCCATGCCTCCAATACAAAAGACTTCATCAATCTCATATTCTCTGCctcaaaaaatttagaaaataagaataatgtaTTCAATGCACAGTCCTGCTTATGACTCCTGAATCTCTTGTGATGTTGTACAGACAGTTTTATGCAGCTGTGGTGAGCAATGAACTGCCTTACACCTGTGCATAATGAGTTGCTCTCCTCTCGCACCATTTCAGCTTGAAAGCTGATCTGGTGGTGCTCTCTCTGGGTGGGTCTAATACCAGCAGGCTTCATAGGGACTTATGAGCCCTTGCCTGCAGTGTTGAGTACCTTCACAACGGAATTCTGTGGATTGTACTTATCCATTAAGGACTGTGCTATGTAGAATTCTTGATTTTAGTTATAGAAAGCTACTCAAGCTATCCTATGCAAAAGAGTTTATTGGATTATGTAATTAGGAAGTCCAAGTTGGATAACTTTAAGGACTTGGAATAGTCTTCAGgaaagtctctttttctttgcattaCTTTTGGTTTGCTTCATTTTTGTCACAACATTTTCTGTTGGTGGCAAATATGGCCCTAGTGCTCTTCAAGGCTTATGGTCATTAACACTTGAGAGTATCTCTGGATATTTTGGCATTCAGATTAATCTTGAAGAGAACCTCAATTGACCCCTTGTTTGGTTCATGTGCCTGCCATTGGTCCATTGAATGTTTGGAGGGATAAGGAACTCTGATTGTCTAGCCTGGGTCAAGATTACAATCGTtattatggaaataaaacaatatcACTTACTGTCATTCCCAGTGTAAGGGAAGCCTTTTTCACGAGGAAAATATAAGGGGCAGAGAAATGTAACATAAGTCACTGTGAGTCCCAGGTAAGACctaaaaaaatggtttttattaaaatatacgaCTGTATAAGAGATTAGTGGGAGCCTGTCTCCTAAAGACATTCCTTAAAGCTCCATATGCAAATCAGATTGCAAATATTACTGTCTAGAATGCTGTACCACCTACCTTATGGAGCCTTAGTGTCCTAGCCTTAGATGAACCTTGCAGACAGGCTAAGTGTGGAGAAATTGTTTTGTGACATCACTGAAATGACTGCTTCTATTCCAGCCAGGGGAGGAGTTTCTTCCGAAAGATGAACATGGAAAAGTAATATTTGACACAGTGGATCTCTGTGCCACATGGGAGGTGAGTGCTTGGAAGAGAGGccacagagaaggaagccaagagaGGGGCAATCTGGCTCATTTCTTCCACTGTTTAGAATGGGCTATGCACCTTCCGAATCAGCAATTCATGGACTTTAAAAGACCTGGTATGCTGTATTGACGTGGAGGAATTCATTACTGCAATGTTTATAGAGAGAAAGAGTGGAGAAGAACTTGCGGCAATGAGGCTAGGCATCTGTTTCCTTCGATGTGTAATACTCTCTCATATTTTCTAAGGAGAAGACAATAATTATTCTTGGCATCACTAACTTCTCCTGTTTAATTTACTACATTTTTCTTCACGGTTATCATGCTGGTTGGCTTCATGTCATTtgtgacagtttttcttttcatcagatTTCTCTTACATTTATTCTTGATCTATAGCCAATTGAACAAATGATTCTTCACCACCCTTTCCTCCCCAGGCCATGGAGAAATGTAAGGATGCAGGATTGGCCAAGTCCATCGGTGTGCCCAACTTTAACCGCCGCAGCCGGAGATGATTCTGAACAAGCCAAGACTCAAGTACAAGCCTGTCTGCAACCAAGTGAGCACCCTtggcttcctctcctttctatgCTTAACCTCCTTCTTCTTGCAGTACTTTCGGATGTCTGTTTGCCCTCCCCTCCTATTCATCCTACCTTTATGGAATAGAAGTTCCTAGAAAGCATAACTTCTGTCTAGAAGGGTGTGAACATAACCCATAATTGTACCTGTGCTTTATAATATCTTAATGAAAAAAGtggtgatattttatttcttaattatgtGTAAGAATTTAGGGAAGttagaggaggggacagagggctAAAATAGCTACCAGGACCTTCAAAGGAAGGTGACATTGCCCTGAGCTGTAAAGGATGGTCACAGATGGGATGGGTGACAGTGATTTGTAGGGAATTGTCTGCAAAAAGGAAGGCCATGAAAACGTGGAAGGCACAATAAACAAGGAAAGAGTGAACATGACATGAGTTAGACGTTAGGGGTTTGGATGCCTGAATCCTTTGTCTTGGGATGTCTGCTTTCAGAGGTCTTTGAGTAGGAAGCATAAATATGATACAAAGTAACTGGAGACTCTGAAAGTCATCTAGGCTAGCTTGATGAAGTAAATGGTTTCTGTTGATACTCATGGTGGATGAAATCCACATTTAGGAGCATTTAGCAGGAGCATAGAGCAGACCTTGTGATTTACTCAATCTTATTTTACTTCTCCTCACCGATTTCTACCCTTACATTAACTGTTTAGACACATTATGCTGAGTCTCTCttggtgcttttattttttcaaattttattttcattttttcttcctaagaACTCTTCACGCAAGATCTAGCCTGTTGACAATTTTTTTAGTGTAGCCTACAATGTAATATTGTTAACTATGGGGACAATGTTATAAAGCAGACCTCTAGAACTAATCCATCTTGCACAATAGGAACTTCATGCCACAATTAGGAACTCCTGATTTCTCCCTCCTCATAGTTCCTGGCAATCAGCGTTCCGCTCACTGATTCGATGAGTTTGAATATTTTGGATTCCTCATATAACTGGTATCATGCTGTCCTTGTCTCTATGTGAATGTCTTACTTCATTGACCATCATGTCCTCAATGCGTGACTTTGAGTCAAGGAGTAATAGTCTTTGATTGGAAAATGTGGCTTATGAAAGGCAAAAATTCGTCATATAGTGATATAGTActattgattttaaattatacatgttAAAAAAATTCATGCTACACTAGCATTAGTTTGCTCCcaactttt
The DNA window shown above is from Equus przewalskii isolate Varuska chromosome 30, EquPr2, whole genome shotgun sequence and carries:
- the LOC139080431 gene encoding aldo-keto reductase family 1 member C23-like protein, encoding MSIYPLVPKSKAVEVTKLAIDAGFRHIDSAYVYNNEKEVGQAIRSKIEDGTVKREDIFYTSKLWVTFLRPELVQSALEKSLKRLQLDYVDLYLIHFPTAVKINLEENLN